A genomic stretch from Candidatus Hydrogenisulfobacillus filiaventi includes:
- a CDS encoding conserved protein of unknown function (Evidence 4 : Unknown function but conserved in other organisms), whose product MDGIRLPAAWNRMFEPRPITEYDLSALEAVTAIPGAESLAYCYQCGKCTGVCPVETAGGDYSPRKVFRRTQLGASLFDSPDLWLCTTCRNCLRVCPKQVDMISIMPAVREQAVAEGKAPAELLDAFEKTARYGNPLGEPARKRADWVKEAGVPVPVMSRHQAPVDVLWFVECYPSYHPRGRDASVALARVLHALGVDFGILGPEEKCAGDSQRMAGESGLFEMLAEHNIRMLSKYQFNTLLVTDPHAFNAFRHEYPKLGGSWPVQHYTQYLAARVGELRFTKPLPYRVTFHDPCYLGRHNGEYEAPRTLLNAIPGLELVEMGRCRENSYCCGGGGGGMWLDSFTSDRLRLRLSERRVLEALEYGAEILAVTCPYEVSRFEDAVKNTGNAGRLAVMDIAELLAQAMDLVRARV is encoded by the coding sequence GTGGATGGGATCCGCCTGCCGGCCGCCTGGAACCGCATGTTTGAGCCGCGTCCCATTACCGAATACGACCTGAGCGCCCTGGAAGCGGTGACCGCCATTCCGGGGGCGGAGTCCCTGGCTTACTGCTACCAGTGCGGCAAGTGCACCGGGGTCTGCCCGGTCGAGACCGCCGGCGGTGACTATTCCCCGCGCAAGGTCTTCCGCCGCACCCAACTGGGAGCTTCCCTGTTCGACAGTCCCGACCTCTGGCTCTGCACCACCTGCCGCAACTGCCTGCGGGTGTGCCCTAAGCAGGTTGACATGATCTCCATCATGCCGGCGGTGCGGGAGCAGGCAGTGGCGGAGGGCAAGGCCCCCGCCGAGCTGCTGGACGCCTTTGAAAAAACCGCCCGCTATGGAAACCCGCTCGGCGAGCCGGCCCGCAAGCGCGCGGACTGGGTAAAGGAGGCGGGGGTGCCGGTCCCTGTCATGAGCCGCCACCAGGCCCCGGTGGATGTGCTCTGGTTTGTGGAGTGCTATCCGTCCTACCATCCTCGGGGCCGGGATGCCTCCGTGGCCCTGGCCCGCGTCCTGCATGCGCTGGGCGTGGATTTCGGCATCCTGGGACCGGAGGAAAAGTGCGCCGGCGATTCGCAGCGCATGGCCGGGGAGAGCGGCCTGTTCGAGATGCTGGCCGAACACAACATCCGGATGCTCTCCAAGTACCAGTTCAACACCCTGCTGGTGACCGACCCCCACGCCTTTAACGCCTTCCGCCACGAGTACCCCAAGCTGGGCGGATCGTGGCCGGTCCAGCACTACACGCAATACCTGGCGGCGCGGGTGGGGGAGCTGCGGTTTACCAAGCCCCTGCCGTACCGGGTGACCTTCCACGATCCCTGCTACCTGGGTCGCCACAACGGGGAGTACGAGGCCCCGCGCACCCTGCTCAACGCCATCCCCGGGCTGGAGCTGGTGGAAATGGGCCGGTGCCGGGAGAACTCCTACTGCTGCGGCGGAGGCGGAGGGGGCATGTGGCTGGACAGCTTCACCTCCGACCGCCTGCGCCTGCGCCTGTCGGAACGGCGGGTCCTGGAGGCCCTCGAGTATGGGGCGGAGATCCTGGCGGTCACGTGCCCGTACGAGGTGTCCCGGTTCGAGGATGCGGTCAAGAACACCGGCAACGCCGGCCGCCTGGCGGTGATGGACATCGCCGAGCTGCTGGCCCAGGCCATGGACCTGGTCCGGGCCCGCGTCTAG